One Cucumis sativus cultivar 9930 chromosome 1, Cucumber_9930_V3, whole genome shotgun sequence DNA segment encodes these proteins:
- the LOC101209781 gene encoding subtilisin-like protease SBT1.8 — protein MDSMPRLLIPFLLLLLSCVFINAKKTYIVHMKHHALPSQYLTHHDWYSANLQSLSSSSSSDSLLYTYTSSFHGFAAFLDSQEVELLRQSDSVLGVYEDTVYNLHTTRTPGFLGLDSDFGLWEGHTTQDLNQASHDVIIGVLDTGIWPESKSFDDTGMPEIPSRWRGECEAGPDFSPSLCNKKLIGARSFSKGYQMASGGGYFRKPRENESARDQDGHGTHTASTAAGSHVANASLLGYARGIARGMAPQARVAAYKTCWPTGCFGSDILAGMDRAIMDGVDVLSLSLGGGSAPYYRDTIAIGAFAAMEKGVFVSCSAGNSGPNKASLANVAPWIMTVGAGTLDRDFPAYVQLGNGKRFTGVSLYSGQGMGNKAVALVYNKGSNTSSNMCLPGSLEPAVVRGKVVVCDRGINARVEKGGVVRDAGGIGMILANTAASGEELVADSHLLPAVAVGRKTGDLIRQYVRSDSNPTAVLSFGGTILNVRPSPVVAAFSSRGPNLVTPQILKPDVIGPGVNILAAWSESIGPTGLENDKRKTQFNIMSGTSMSCPHISGLAALLKAAHPQWSPSAIKSALMTTAYTQDNTNSSLRDAAGGGFSNPWAHGAGHVDPHKALSPGLLYDISTNDYVAFLCSLDYGIDHVQAIVKRSNITCSRKFADPGQLNYPSFSVVFGSKRVVRYTRIVTNVGAAGSVYDVATTAPPVVKVTVKPSKLVFTKVGERKRYTVTFVASRDAAQTTRFGFGSIVWSNDQHQVRSPVSFAWTRL, from the exons ATGGACTCCATGCCTAGACTACtcattccttttcttcttcttcttctttcttgtgTTTTCATCAATGCCAAGAAAACCTACATTGTTCATATGAAACATCATGCTCTCCCATCACAATATCTCACTCACCATGATTGGTACTCTGCTAATCTTCAatctctttcttcatcttcttcctctgaCTCTCTTCTTTACACCTACACTTCCTCCTTCCATGGCTTTGCTGCTTTTTTAGATTCTCAGGAAGTGGAATTGCTCCGGCAATCCGATTCGGTTCTGGGTGTTTATGAAGATACTGTTTACAATCTTCATACGACTCGTACTCCCGGATTCCTCGGTCTCGACTCTGATTTCGGGTTATGGGAAGGTCACACCACTCAGGATCTTAACCAAGCTTCTCACGATGTCATCATTGGTGTTCTCGATACTGGGATTTGGCCGGAATCGAAGAGCTTTGATGACACTGGAATGCCGGAGATCCCATCACGGTGGCGTGGAGAATGTGAAGCAGGACCTGATTTTAGTCCTTCCCTTTGTAACAAGAAACTAATTGGAGCTCGTAGCTTCTCTAAAGGTTATCAAATGGCTTCCGGCGGTGGGTATTTCAGAAAACCGAGAGAGAATGAGTCAGCTAGAGATCAGGATGGGCACGGAACGCACACCGCCAGTACGGCTGCTGGTTCACATGTGGCTAATGCGAGTTTACTTGGTTATGCTAGAGGCATTGCTAGAGGGATGGCTCCACAAGCGAGAGTTGCTGCTTACAAGACTTGTTGGCCAACTGGTTGCTTTGGATCTGACATTCTTGCCGGTATGGATCGGGCGATAATGGACGGTGTCGATGTACTTTCACTCTCTTTAGGTGGTGGCTCTGCTCCGTATTACAGGGATACCATAGCAATTGGAGCATTTGCAGCTATGGAGAAGggggtttttgtttcttgctCAGCTGGGAATAGTGGTCCAAACAAGGCTTCCCTGGCCAATGTAGCACCATGGATCATGACGGTTGGAGCCGGAACGCTCGATCGAGACTTCCCAGCTTATGTCCAGCTTGGAAATGGGAAACGATTCACTGGAGTGTCGCTATACAGTGGGCAAGGAATGGGGAATAAGGCAGTGGCATTGGTGTATAACAAAGGAAGTAACACCTCCAGTAATATGTGCTTGCCGGGTTCTCTTGAGCCGGCGGTGGTTCGAGGGAAAGTGGTGGTTTGCGACAGAGGAATCAATGCCAGAGTAGAAAAAGGAGGGGTGGTGAGAGATGCTGGTGGGATTGGGATGATTCTGGCAAACACAGCAGCTAGTGGGGAGGAATTGGTGGCTGACAGTCACTTGCTGCCAGCCGTGGCGGTGGGAAGGAAAACTGGCGACTTGATCCGGCAGTATGTTCGATCAGATTCAAATCCAACCGCAGTGTTGAGCTTTGGTGGGACAATTCTGAACGTCCGCCCATCTCCGGTGGTGGCGGCCTTCAGTTCTAGAGGACCAAATTTGGTAACCCCCCAAATCCTCAAGCCGGACGTTATTGGTCCTGGCGTTAACATCTTGGCTGCCTGGTCTGAGTCCATTGGACCTACTGGATTGGAGAATGACAAGAGGAAAACTCAGTTCAATATCATGTCTG GAACTTCCATGTCGTGCCCACATATCAGTGGACTGGCTGCATTGCTGAAGGCAGCTCATCCACAATGGAGTCCAAGTGCAATCAAATCTGCTTTAATGACCACTGCATACACTCAGGACAACACCAACTCGTCTCTCCGGGATGCTGCTGGAGGGGGGTTTTCCAATCCATGGGCTCATGGAGCTGGCCATGTTGATCCTCATAAAGCTCTCTCCCCTGGACTTTTATATGATATCTCAACTAATGACTACGTTGCCTTCTTGTGCTCCTTGGACTATGGGATTGATCATGTTCAAGCGATTGTGAAACGTTCGAACATAACCTGCTCTAGAAAGTTTGCTGATCCGGGACAACTTAACTATCCTTCATTTTCAGTTGTGTTTGGGAGCAAGAGGGTTGTTCGGTACACTCGTATAGTCACCAATGTTGGGGCTGCAGGGTCAGTTTATGATGTGGCTACTACTGCACCACCGGTTGTGAAGGTGACCGTGAAACCTTCAAAGCTTGTGTTCACTAAAGTTGGGGAGAGGAAGAGGTACACTGTTACATTTGTTGCGAGCAGGGATGCTGCTCAAACCACAAGATTTGGGTTTGGGTCGATTGTGTGGAGCAATGACCAACACCAAGTTAGAAGCCCCGTGTCATTCGCCTGGACTAGGTTGTGa
- the LOC105436335 gene encoding guanine nucleotide-binding protein subunit gamma 3: protein MAARSVYSSSVSSLPPPSPKSPPEYPDLYGKRREIANIQTLEREIGFLEDELKSLQSLQPVSICCKEINDFVTTNSDPLTPTCRVKQQRCRIWKWLCGFPCFNLSWLCCCSCTECAIYLEMPRCCGCKPCNFPSCLRCCSMPKCSFFSCPSLSCCRNFSCRRLCCFLSLPSIPCPHCSSCCECKCSCKCSFPKCSQVPSCRLCTKSCCNPCSLCCCF from the exons ATGGCTGCTCGATCGGTTTACTCTTCATCAGTGTCTTCGCTACCACCCCCGAGTCCAAAATCTCCGCCTGAGTACCCTGATTTGTATGGGAAGCGTCGAGAGATAGCTAATATTCAGACGCTTGAAAGGGAAATTGGCTTTCTTGAG GACGAACTAAAATCCCTTCAAAGTCTTCAACCTGTCTCAATATGCTGCAAAGa GATTAACGACTTTGTGACAACAAATTCAGATCCATTGACGCCTAC TTGCAGGGTGAAACAACAGCGATGTCGCATCTGGAAATGGTTATG CGGGTTTCCTTGCTTTAATTTGTCATGGCTATGCTGCTGCTCTTGCACCGAGTGCGCTATCTACCTAGAGATGCCTCGCTGCTGTGGTTGTAAACCATGTAACTTCCCATCATGTTTAAGGTGTTGTAGTATGCCGAAGTGTAGTTTCTTCTCTTGTCCCTCTTTGTCCTGCTGTAGAAACTTCTCATGCCGTAGattgtgttgttttttatcACTACCTTCAATCCCATGTCCCCACTGTAGCAGTTGCTGCGAATGCAAATGCAGCTGTAAGTGCTCTTTTCCAAAATGTTCACAGGTACCTTCTTGTCGTCTTTGTACAAAGTCTTGTTGTAACCCTTGCTCTTTATGTTGTTGCTTTTAG